One genomic segment of Peribacillus sp. FSL H8-0477 includes these proteins:
- a CDS encoding ABC transporter ATP-binding protein, with the protein MAIRRESLPEIEFEHVSMRYQTDAAEILALEDVSVNIQKGEFVSLLGPSGCGKTTLLRIMADLIQPTSGEVKIAGETAKEARLAQKYGIVFQSPVLYDWRKVKQNISLPLEMMGMTKIEKEKRIHNLLELVGLEKFKDKYPWQLSGGMQQRVAIARALAMEPEILLMDEPFSALDEFSRERLNEELLSIWSKFGNTVVFVTHSISEAIFLSDRVFVLSPHPGRLSAIVEIDLPRPRTKEMRNSPEFYQLISDIRSSFEGV; encoded by the coding sequence ATGGCGATAAGAAGAGAGAGCCTTCCAGAAATTGAGTTCGAGCATGTGAGCATGCGTTATCAAACGGATGCCGCAGAGATTTTAGCGCTTGAAGATGTGAGTGTCAATATTCAAAAAGGAGAATTTGTCTCATTGCTCGGGCCTTCAGGTTGTGGAAAAACCACTTTGCTCAGAATTATGGCTGATTTGATTCAGCCAACTAGCGGCGAAGTGAAAATCGCAGGAGAAACAGCGAAGGAAGCTAGGCTAGCCCAAAAGTATGGAATTGTGTTTCAAAGTCCTGTTTTGTATGATTGGCGAAAAGTAAAACAAAACATTTCACTTCCGTTAGAAATGATGGGTATGACTAAAATTGAAAAAGAGAAGCGCATACACAATTTATTAGAATTAGTAGGCCTAGAGAAATTTAAGGACAAATATCCTTGGCAGCTTAGCGGGGGGATGCAGCAGCGTGTGGCGATTGCACGAGCACTAGCGATGGAGCCAGAGATTTTACTGATGGATGAACCTTTTTCTGCTTTGGATGAATTTTCTCGAGAACGTTTAAATGAAGAACTATTGTCAATCTGGAGTAAGTTTGGGAATACCGTGGTTTTTGTTACACATAGTATTTCTGAAGCCATCTTTCTTTCTGATCGTGTCTTTGTGCTATCTCCGCATCCGGGAAGACTTTCTGCAATTGTAGAAATTGATCTTCCTCGTCCTCGAACAAAAGAAATGAGAAATAGTCCGGAATTTTATCAGCTTATTTCTGATATTCGAAGCAGCTTTGAAGGGGTATAG
- a CDS encoding SDR family oxidoreductase, which yields MNIYEQQKEGQPGQTQPQQPGIESEMTPLPVQPIDYIGSGKLKERVALITGGDSGIGRAVAIAYAKEGAHVVVNYLNEHSDAEETKALVEAEGVRCLLLPADVSEEKNCKELVQKTIDEFGKLDILVNNAAVQYPTENIEDITAEQWDKTFRTNIHSVFYMSKHAVPHMKQGNTIINTTSINPYRGHAILMDYTATKGAIVGFTRSLAQNLAEKGIRVNMVAPGPIWTPLIPATFNEKQVAEFGSDAPLGRPGQPADHAGAYVLLASDESAYITGQCIHINGGITMSS from the coding sequence TTGAATATTTATGAACAGCAAAAAGAAGGACAACCTGGACAGACTCAGCCGCAGCAACCTGGAATTGAATCTGAGATGACCCCGCTTCCAGTACAACCGATTGATTACATAGGCAGTGGGAAGTTGAAAGAACGGGTCGCTTTAATTACGGGCGGGGACAGTGGAATTGGAAGAGCTGTTGCGATTGCATATGCGAAAGAAGGGGCTCACGTTGTGGTGAACTATTTGAACGAACACAGCGATGCTGAAGAGACAAAGGCACTAGTTGAAGCAGAAGGCGTTCGCTGTCTTTTACTTCCGGCAGATGTTTCCGAAGAGAAAAATTGCAAGGAGCTCGTACAAAAAACAATTGATGAATTCGGGAAGCTGGATATCCTCGTTAATAATGCGGCGGTGCAGTACCCGACAGAGAACATTGAAGATATTACGGCTGAACAGTGGGATAAGACGTTCCGCACGAATATTCATTCTGTTTTCTATATGAGTAAGCATGCTGTTCCACACATGAAACAAGGGAATACCATTATCAATACGACTTCCATCAACCCTTACAGAGGCCATGCAATATTGATGGATTACACAGCTACAAAAGGAGCAATCGTCGGGTTTACGCGAAGCCTAGCTCAGAACTTGGCAGAAAAAGGAATCCGGGTCAACATGGTTGCACCAGGCCCAATCTGGACACCACTAATTCCGGCTACATTTAATGAAAAACAGGTAGCGGAATTTGGCAGTGATGCACCTCTTGGACGCCCAGGACAGCCGGCCGATCATGCTGGAGCATATGTATTACTGGCATCTGATGAAAGTGCATATATTACGGGACAATGCATTCATATTAATGGCGGAATTACCATGTCTTCGTAA
- a CDS encoding ABC transporter permease produces the protein MKNYIQLKRWTPTFIWIVGLLVIWQICSWFLLQVLQVPLAQSKLPYIHELMFTMMEYGSTLFSEGWVTFTNAAIGFGLGAVVGTLLAILMSLSKWVEQLTFPYAVGSQMIPILGLAPIVYGIVHDDQLSRIIIAAYITFFPVALNVLRGLRSADPAAVELMHSYAAKPWTVYSKLRFPAALPGLFSGLKIAAPLAVTGAILVELMGATNGLGVIMLRNLYYGPSHNYMFWLTVIAGALLGIFSYLLITFIERIVAPWQPEFRSTGGDE, from the coding sequence ATGAAAAACTACATACAGCTAAAACGTTGGACACCAACATTCATCTGGATTGTAGGGCTTCTTGTTATCTGGCAAATCTGTTCATGGTTTCTGCTGCAGGTATTACAAGTGCCTCTAGCTCAATCAAAACTGCCTTATATTCATGAATTAATGTTTACGATGATGGAATATGGAAGCACGCTTTTTTCTGAGGGATGGGTTACCTTTACAAACGCAGCAATTGGTTTCGGATTGGGTGCTGTGGTAGGAACCTTATTAGCGATTTTAATGAGTTTATCGAAATGGGTAGAACAATTAACTTTTCCGTACGCAGTTGGATCCCAAATGATTCCCATCTTAGGTTTGGCTCCTATTGTCTATGGAATCGTGCACGATGATCAATTATCAAGAATTATTATTGCTGCTTATATTACTTTTTTCCCTGTGGCACTAAATGTGTTAAGAGGTTTACGCAGCGCAGATCCAGCCGCTGTTGAACTTATGCATTCTTATGCGGCTAAGCCTTGGACTGTTTATTCAAAACTTCGCTTTCCAGCAGCCTTGCCTGGCTTGTTTAGCGGGTTGAAAATTGCGGCTCCATTAGCGGTAACAGGAGCAATCCTTGTTGAATTAATGGGTGCTACAAATGGCTTGGGGGTTATTATGCTTCGCAATCTTTATTATGGTCCATCTCATAATTACATGTTTTGGTTAACGGTTATTGCAGGAGCGTTACTCGGGATTTTCAGCTATTTATTAATAACATTCATTGAACGTATTGTTGCTCCCTGGCAGCCGGAATTTCGGTCAACAGGAGGTGATGAGTAA
- a CDS encoding MFS transporter, whose product MRSPINFLRVAGIVDGISLLTLLFIAMPLKYYADLPLAVTINGSIHGGIFVLYIVTILYAALRIQWSIGWSITALLAAFIPFGNFIFDFYLKKLQHRYTVKPFKMSWIVYCIIFFSFIDLFVQLPVMSTFATSVGASTVIAGIVVGLYSFTNSFGNVASGMLTDKVGPLRIMLVGLGTTSAALFAYQLVDDPLTLLVVRSLHGFFSGLIVPAAFTLLANTTANNEQGSKSAITGSIVGIAAIVGPAFGGIMASKTSVPNVFTFVGILGSLLIVGAAFLRHLNKSKEKSNERRLSFSWNSGVQKAFMGAFFLMFSQGVLAYLLPLYVESLGFSSRMSGTLLSMFGIVAVLVFILPTNRLFDRVSPVHTLMIGVGILATCQLLIGQMTTTITLYSVMALYGVGFAFLFPSINTLLIQSTTPEMRGQAYGYFYAFFSIGVVVGSSVLGLLPLSIRGSFLLAGMVLVLFFIFVLIDIRKKETVQHSELDR is encoded by the coding sequence ATGCGTTCACCGATAAATTTCTTACGCGTGGCAGGAATAGTAGATGGGATTTCTTTGTTGACCTTATTATTCATCGCTATGCCCTTAAAATATTATGCTGATCTTCCCCTTGCTGTCACTATTAACGGCAGTATACACGGGGGGATTTTCGTGTTATACATCGTTACGATTTTATACGCAGCACTCCGTATCCAATGGTCTATTGGCTGGTCAATTACAGCCTTGCTTGCAGCATTTATACCATTTGGGAATTTTATTTTTGATTTTTATTTAAAAAAACTACAGCATCGTTATACGGTAAAGCCATTTAAGATGTCATGGATCGTCTATTGTATTATTTTCTTCTCATTTATTGATCTATTTGTGCAGCTTCCGGTTATGAGTACATTTGCGACATCTGTTGGAGCAAGTACAGTTATCGCTGGAATTGTAGTCGGCTTGTATTCATTTACGAATTCCTTTGGGAATGTTGCTTCAGGTATGTTAACGGATAAGGTCGGTCCATTGCGGATTATGTTAGTTGGATTAGGTACAACAAGTGCTGCGCTTTTTGCGTACCAACTGGTTGATGATCCCTTGACTTTACTAGTTGTACGTTCGTTGCATGGGTTTTTTAGTGGATTAATCGTACCAGCAGCCTTTACGTTATTGGCCAATACAACCGCAAACAATGAGCAAGGCAGTAAAAGTGCGATTACGGGTTCAATTGTAGGGATTGCTGCGATTGTGGGTCCGGCTTTTGGTGGAATAATGGCGAGCAAAACCTCGGTTCCAAATGTATTTACCTTTGTGGGGATTCTAGGGAGTCTTTTGATCGTTGGTGCAGCCTTTTTAAGGCATCTAAATAAGAGTAAGGAAAAAAGTAATGAGCGTCGGCTGTCATTTAGCTGGAACTCTGGCGTACAAAAAGCTTTTATGGGCGCTTTCTTCCTAATGTTCTCTCAAGGTGTACTGGCTTATCTGCTGCCGCTGTATGTGGAATCACTTGGGTTTAGTTCACGAATGTCAGGAACACTGTTGAGTATGTTTGGGATTGTAGCGGTACTGGTCTTTATCTTACCGACCAATCGTTTGTTTGATCGTGTGTCTCCAGTGCATACCCTAATGATTGGGGTGGGAATATTAGCAACATGTCAATTGTTAATCGGTCAAATGACGACTACGATTACGTTATACAGTGTGATGGCACTCTACGGAGTGGGATTCGCCTTTTTATTTCCTTCCATTAATACGCTGTTGATTCAATCAACAACGCCAGAAATGCGCGGACAGGCTTATGGTTATTTTTACGCTTTTTTCTCCATTGGTGTGGTTGTCGGATCATCCGTACTGGGTCTGCTGCCACTAAGCATTAGAGGAAGCTTTTTACTTGCCGGTATGGTACTTGTGCTGTTTTTCATTTTTGTCTTAATTGATATACGAAAAAAAGAAACGGTACAGCATTCTGAATTAGACAGGTAG
- a CDS encoding DinB family protein gives MSEISNLRNYSSWLETLVDLDETLWSKPISKGKWSVSEIIAHITAWDHHLLSEVIPSVKKEKGMEFPDFEPFNKKASDYAKSGISQSTLLIEAKDTRELLVKELNEIPAEKLNKSLTSNGVTHCPHTGTPYSLKHIVKEFTDHDHHHKEQIIHFLKKNSFVGK, from the coding sequence ATGAGTGAAATTAGTAATCTACGTAACTATTCATCTTGGTTAGAGACCCTAGTAGATTTGGATGAAACATTATGGTCTAAACCGATATCTAAAGGCAAATGGTCGGTAAGTGAAATAATAGCTCATATTACTGCTTGGGATCATCATCTATTGTCCGAAGTCATTCCATCTGTAAAGAAGGAAAAGGGGATGGAATTTCCTGATTTTGAACCCTTTAATAAAAAGGCATCTGATTATGCAAAATCCGGCATATCACAGTCAACGCTGCTTATAGAAGCAAAAGATACTAGGGAACTACTTGTGAAAGAACTTAATGAAATTCCTGCAGAAAAGTTAAACAAATCATTAACCTCAAATGGTGTAACTCACTGCCCGCATACGGGAACGCCTTATTCGCTTAAACATATTGTTAAAGAATTTACAGACCACGATCATCATCATAAAGAACAAATTATTCATTTCCTTAAGAAGAATAGCTTTGTAGGTAAGTAG
- the mscL gene encoding large conductance mechanosensitive channel protein MscL translates to MIKEFKAFVSKGNVLDLAIAVVMGAAFGKIVSSLVENIITPLVGILLGGVNFSEMSYPVGDASIRYGSFIQAIIDFLIISFAIFMFMKIANSLFRKKEEVKEVVVEVPATEQYLKEIRDLLQQNARQDERQ, encoded by the coding sequence ATGATAAAAGAATTTAAGGCTTTTGTTTCTAAAGGGAATGTTCTCGATCTTGCTATCGCTGTAGTGATGGGCGCTGCATTTGGGAAAATCGTATCATCCCTCGTAGAAAATATTATTACTCCGCTTGTTGGTATTTTACTAGGAGGAGTGAATTTTTCGGAAATGTCCTATCCAGTAGGAGATGCAAGTATTCGATATGGATCATTTATTCAAGCGATAATCGATTTCCTCATTATCTCATTTGCGATTTTCATGTTTATGAAGATAGCCAATTCTCTTTTTAGAAAAAAAGAAGAAGTCAAAGAAGTAGTCGTAGAAGTACCAGCCACCGAACAATATTTAAAAGAAATTCGTGATCTTCTGCAGCAAAATGCAAGACAGGATGAGAGACAATAG